The following proteins come from a genomic window of Gemmatimonadaceae bacterium:
- a CDS encoding DUF5916 domain-containing protein, translating into MHAPSPVRHATATSVAATLATTGPVIDGRDNDAVWASAPVINQFLEAEPTEGAQPKARTEARVAYDAHNLYVFVRAYDPHPDSIVSLLSRRDDPTASDHITILLDSYHDHRTGFEFSVNPAGVKSDYAIYNDGTEDVAWDAIWDVATRIDSLGWTAEYRIPLSQLHYSVRKDGVFGILIWRVIQRYTETITWPLYRMSRTGLVSQFGELTGLDGLARPGDLEVTPYLVTKNVQGPASSGYDRDQQVSVGGDLKYQLSSNVLLNATANPDFGQVDADPSQLNLSGFETFFAERRPFFVEGKGLFTFNVNCVVVLDCNTGEGLFYSRRIGRAPELAGQYDDSTAEQATRILGAAKLTGRFPGGFSLGVMDAVTDRVGGANDVTLEPRANYAVVRGNQDYASGLGSVGVILTGVNRGMDPSSSPYLHSSAYAGGIDARRRFLGDYEVSGSIDASRVGGTPAAIALTQEDPVHLYQRPDGPLHFDSTRTSLSGTNVEVRAAKVGGKLLSWETAYQRRSPGFEINDMGFLLQADQQEWTTWAALAFRTPNAVWQQFRWNVNYWQYWSDAGLPTERAFNTNIHTQFNDRWWLHMGGTLGQLGRTFCDRCARGGPAIRQDSYFAPWLSIQGDDRDALVPSVSFNYWRGDGGRSHWFTVSPELDIKVSSRFSTSVYGGYTTNRNDTQYFDTYTDSAGAQHYTFAHLEQRTLSLTWRLDYAFTPNATLQLYASPFVSKGTYTNVRELADPHAVAYAARYQPYGDTTVTNDPGGFNVQQFRSNLVFRWEYRRGSTLFLVWSQGRDGSFPIEGTQTVGGDLRELFAQRSNDIFLIKLSYWFAR; encoded by the coding sequence GTGCACGCGCCGAGCCCGGTTCGTCACGCCACGGCGACGTCGGTTGCGGCAACGCTGGCCACGACCGGGCCGGTCATCGATGGCCGCGACAACGACGCGGTGTGGGCCTCGGCGCCTGTCATCAATCAATTTCTCGAAGCGGAGCCGACAGAAGGCGCCCAACCGAAAGCACGAACGGAGGCGCGCGTCGCGTACGATGCGCACAACCTGTACGTGTTCGTGCGCGCGTACGATCCGCATCCCGACTCCATTGTGAGTCTCCTGTCGCGACGCGACGATCCCACCGCGTCCGACCACATCACCATTCTTCTTGACTCGTATCACGATCACCGCACCGGATTCGAGTTCTCCGTGAACCCTGCCGGCGTGAAGTCGGACTACGCGATCTACAACGACGGCACGGAAGACGTCGCCTGGGATGCGATCTGGGATGTCGCCACACGCATCGACTCGCTCGGCTGGACCGCCGAATATCGAATTCCGCTCTCGCAACTTCACTACTCGGTGCGCAAGGATGGCGTGTTCGGCATTCTCATCTGGCGCGTGATCCAGCGATACACCGAGACCATCACGTGGCCGCTCTATCGCATGTCGCGCACCGGGCTCGTGTCGCAGTTCGGCGAGCTCACCGGCCTGGACGGTCTTGCGCGACCGGGCGATCTGGAAGTGACGCCGTACCTGGTCACAAAGAACGTCCAGGGTCCGGCATCGTCTGGCTACGACCGCGATCAACAAGTGAGCGTGGGCGGTGATCTCAAGTATCAGCTCTCGTCTAACGTGCTGCTCAATGCGACGGCCAATCCGGATTTCGGCCAGGTCGATGCGGACCCATCGCAGCTCAACCTGTCCGGCTTCGAGACTTTTTTCGCCGAGCGGCGGCCGTTTTTCGTGGAAGGCAAGGGATTGTTCACGTTCAACGTGAACTGCGTGGTAGTGCTCGACTGCAACACCGGTGAAGGACTGTTCTACTCGCGTCGCATCGGTCGCGCCCCCGAGCTGGCGGGTCAATACGATGATTCGACGGCCGAGCAGGCCACGCGCATCCTCGGCGCGGCCAAGCTGACGGGCCGGTTTCCCGGCGGTTTCTCGTTAGGCGTGATGGACGCCGTCACCGATCGTGTCGGCGGCGCGAACGACGTGACGCTCGAGCCGCGGGCCAACTATGCGGTGGTCCGCGGGAACCAGGACTACGCGAGTGGGTTAGGCAGCGTCGGGGTCATCCTGACCGGGGTGAATCGCGGGATGGATCCCTCGAGCAGTCCGTATCTTCACTCGAGCGCGTACGCGGGCGGCATCGATGCGCGACGCCGCTTTCTGGGCGACTACGAGGTGTCCGGCTCGATCGACGCGAGCCGCGTCGGCGGCACCCCGGCGGCGATCGCGCTGACGCAGGAGGACCCGGTGCATCTGTATCAGCGCCCGGACGGTCCGCTCCATTTCGACTCGACGCGGACGTCGCTCTCGGGCACCAACGTCGAGGTGCGGGCCGCGAAGGTGGGCGGCAAGCTCCTGTCGTGGGAGACGGCGTATCAGCGCCGCTCGCCGGGCTTCGAGATCAACGACATGGGTTTCCTCCTGCAAGCCGATCAGCAGGAGTGGACGACGTGGGCGGCCCTGGCGTTCCGCACGCCTAACGCAGTGTGGCAGCAGTTCCGGTGGAACGTCAACTACTGGCAGTACTGGAGCGACGCCGGGCTGCCCACCGAGCGCGCGTTCAACACCAACATCCACACGCAGTTCAACGACCGGTGGTGGCTGCACATGGGCGGCACGCTCGGTCAGTTAGGCAGAACCTTCTGCGACCGGTGCGCGCGCGGCGGCCCGGCCATCCGGCAGGATTCCTATTTTGCGCCGTGGCTCAGCATCCAGGGCGACGACCGCGATGCGCTGGTGCCGTCCGTCTCGTTCAACTACTGGCGCGGCGACGGCGGCCGTTCGCACTGGTTCACCGTGTCGCCCGAGCTCGACATCAAGGTGTCGTCGCGCTTCTCGACGTCGGTGTACGGCGGCTACACGACCAATCGCAACGATACCCAGTACTTCGACACGTACACCGATTCGGCGGGCGCGCAGCACTATACGTTCGCGCATCTCGAGCAGCGCACGTTGAGCCTCACCTGGCGGCTGGACTACGCGTTCACGCCTAACGCGACGCTGCAGCTGTATGCGTCGCCGTTCGTGTCGAAGGGGACGTACACCAATGTGCGCGAGCTGGCCGACCCGCACGCGGTTGCCTACGCGGCGCGCTACCAGCCATACGGCGACACGACCGTCACCAACGACCCGGGCGGGTTCAACGTGCAGCAGTTCCGGTCCAATCTGGTCTTCCGTTGGGAATATCGCCGGGGCTCGACGCTCTTTCTCGTCTGGAGCCAGGGACGAGACGGCTCATTCCCCATCGAGGGAACCCAGACCGTCGGCGGCGACCTCCGCGAGCTGTTCGCCCAGCGGTCCAACGACATCTTCCTCATCAAGCTGTCGTACTGGTTCGCGCGCTGA
- a CDS encoding Fic family protein: MVSSQNDPRRAGHYQLQPSGVRAFIPAPLPPDPPVRISDNLQQVLSDADRALGRLDGSVLTLPNPDLFVLMYVRKEAVLSSQIEGTQSSLQDLLAAESHLLSRSEKGDVGDVVNYVAAMNHGLARLRELPVSVRLIREIHAELMKSARGGNLAPGEIRTSQNWIGARGATPAEATFVPPPPGDVPRALGDLETFLNGPAALPALITIGLAHAQFETIHPFLDGNGRIGRLLITFLLVQTNLLQKPVLYLSHYFKRHRRAYYEHLQAVRDHEDWESWLAFFLTGVAEVSADAAETARRILLMRETHRKAVTERLGRAAGAGHKVLESLYDRPVLSVDGIRKLTGTTYPAANALAARLQEIGVLTEITGRARHRRFRYDAYVSLFTDTAPASGA; the protein is encoded by the coding sequence ATGGTTTCCTCGCAAAACGATCCTAGGCGAGCTGGACATTATCAGCTTCAGCCTTCCGGCGTCCGGGCGTTCATTCCGGCGCCGCTTCCGCCCGACCCACCGGTCCGCATCAGCGACAACCTCCAACAGGTCTTGTCGGATGCGGATCGCGCACTTGGCCGCCTCGATGGTTCGGTGCTTACGCTTCCGAACCCGGATCTGTTCGTGCTCATGTACGTGCGCAAGGAAGCTGTGCTCTCGAGTCAAATCGAGGGCACACAGAGCTCGCTTCAGGATCTGCTCGCCGCGGAATCGCATCTACTTTCACGATCCGAAAAGGGCGACGTCGGCGACGTCGTGAACTACGTTGCCGCGATGAACCATGGGCTCGCGCGCCTGCGCGAGCTGCCCGTGTCGGTTCGACTGATTCGCGAGATTCACGCGGAGCTGATGAAAAGTGCGCGGGGCGGCAATCTCGCGCCCGGAGAAATTCGGACGTCGCAGAACTGGATCGGCGCCCGCGGCGCGACGCCGGCTGAAGCAACGTTCGTCCCGCCGCCTCCTGGCGACGTGCCCCGTGCGTTAGGCGATCTCGAAACGTTTCTCAACGGACCCGCCGCGCTGCCCGCGTTGATCACTATCGGTCTCGCGCATGCCCAGTTCGAAACGATTCATCCCTTCCTCGATGGCAACGGACGCATCGGCCGTCTGCTCATCACATTTCTCCTGGTGCAGACCAACCTACTGCAGAAGCCCGTGCTGTACCTGTCGCACTACTTCAAGCGGCATCGCCGAGCGTACTATGAGCACCTGCAAGCCGTCCGGGACCACGAGGATTGGGAATCGTGGCTGGCCTTCTTCCTAACGGGCGTCGCCGAGGTGAGCGCCGACGCGGCGGAGACTGCGCGGCGCATCTTGCTCATGCGGGAAACGCATCGAAAGGCGGTGACCGAGCGCCTGGGGCGGGCGGCCGGCGCCGGGCACAAGGTGCTCGAGTCGCTCTACGATCGTCCAGTTCTTTCCGTCGACGGCATCCGGAAACTGACGGGGACGACGTACCCTGCCGCCAACGCGCTCGCCGCGCGACTGCAAGAGATTGGTGTGTTGACGGAGATCACCGGCCGGGCGCGGCACCGGCGGTTCCGATACGACGCGTACGTGAGCCTGTTCACCGACACGGCACCGGCGTCCGGTGCCTAA